In one Sphingomonas sanguinis genomic region, the following are encoded:
- a CDS encoding bifunctional diguanylate cyclase/phosphodiesterase, with amino-acid sequence MLNIVGCIIGQHDPWLILPAFGVCVLGLVALFLLHNRSEECVEIRRRNWVALAAITGGVSIWCTHFLAMLAYHGPLPLGFDLPLTLVSIAAPCLTIWAALAYIRRRKDLSGSLVVGSLITVGVGTMHLLGMAALIVPAQIHYELVDLIAALIGAMLFLSAAFYIHAELRGPSRLILSVVAAALGIGVLHFGAMTATTLIPGGVVVDPGLQTIQPRILARLVGFVTATMVAAVVAAALVDRLLTDLRGLTQATREGIAILHHGRIVEANARLATMLNVEASRLPRSRPNDWLEAIDGTDLTSMAEGVSVETRPRGAGSSDRCLEVAAHEIEYRGRRATVMAVRDLTEQRRAQRQIEFMAVHDSLTELPNRAYFTQALESAIAQADQKGPFALLALDLDRFKAVNDLFGHAAGDAILCRVAAILTKVIDEAGVVARVGGDEFLILQRGLEDPECVRRLTETILESFAAEMDLSRDPMAVGVSIGVSLFPQDATDAQTLRQNADVALYRAKTSGRGTASFFDQDMDRTMRKRLALEHDLRHALLRNQMRLVYQPLVSTDSAEIIGHEALLRWEHPERGSVEPLEFVPLAEETGIILQLGEWVLATACRTAASWPAPMTLAVNVSPIQFQLPNLAEIVARALNDSGFPAHRLELEITENVLLHDRASTLKTLHQLKAMGVGIVMDDFGTGYSSLSNLRCFPFDKIKIDKSFISGVTTDAAARSIIRAIVGLGQSLNLPVVAEGVETAEQHRMVLEEGCPQAQGYLFGRPAQPLVGAQPLARALR; translated from the coding sequence ATGCTCAACATCGTGGGTTGCATCATCGGCCAGCATGATCCCTGGCTCATATTGCCGGCGTTCGGCGTCTGCGTCCTCGGGCTGGTGGCGTTGTTCCTGCTCCATAATCGTTCCGAGGAATGCGTCGAAATTCGGCGACGCAACTGGGTCGCGCTGGCGGCGATAACCGGCGGCGTCAGTATCTGGTGCACGCACTTCCTGGCGATGCTGGCCTATCACGGGCCGCTGCCGCTGGGGTTCGACCTGCCGCTGACCCTGGTCTCGATCGCCGCGCCGTGCCTGACCATCTGGGCCGCACTCGCCTATATCCGGCGCAGGAAGGACTTGTCGGGCAGTCTGGTGGTCGGCAGCCTGATTACCGTCGGCGTCGGCACCATGCACCTGCTCGGCATGGCCGCACTGATCGTGCCCGCGCAAATCCATTACGAGCTGGTGGATCTGATCGCTGCGCTGATCGGCGCGATGCTATTCCTGTCCGCCGCCTTCTACATTCATGCCGAGTTGCGCGGCCCCAGCCGCCTGATCCTGTCCGTCGTGGCTGCGGCGCTCGGTATCGGCGTGCTGCATTTCGGGGCGATGACCGCCACCACGCTGATCCCCGGCGGCGTCGTGGTCGATCCCGGTCTCCAGACCATCCAGCCCCGCATCCTCGCACGCCTCGTCGGCTTCGTGACCGCGACGATGGTGGCGGCCGTGGTCGCCGCCGCGCTGGTCGACCGCCTGCTGACCGACCTGCGTGGCCTGACCCAAGCCACCCGCGAGGGGATCGCGATCCTGCATCATGGGCGGATCGTGGAGGCCAATGCACGGCTGGCAACGATGCTGAATGTCGAGGCGAGCCGTTTGCCCCGTTCCCGACCCAATGACTGGCTCGAAGCCATCGACGGCACCGACCTGACCTCGATGGCAGAGGGCGTATCAGTCGAAACCCGCCCGCGCGGTGCGGGATCGTCCGACCGCTGCCTGGAAGTCGCGGCCCATGAGATCGAGTATCGCGGCCGTCGCGCAACCGTGATGGCCGTGCGCGACCTGACCGAACAGCGCCGGGCCCAGCGCCAGATCGAGTTCATGGCAGTCCACGACTCGCTAACCGAACTCCCCAATCGTGCCTATTTTACTCAGGCGCTCGAAAGCGCGATCGCGCAGGCCGATCAGAAAGGGCCGTTCGCGCTGCTCGCGCTCGACCTCGATCGGTTCAAGGCTGTGAACGACCTTTTCGGCCACGCTGCGGGCGATGCCATACTCTGCCGGGTCGCGGCCATACTGACCAAGGTCATCGACGAAGCGGGCGTGGTGGCGCGCGTGGGCGGCGATGAGTTCCTGATCCTGCAGCGCGGGCTGGAAGACCCCGAATGCGTCCGCAGGCTGACCGAGACGATCCTGGAGTCGTTCGCAGCCGAAATGGACCTCAGCCGGGACCCCATGGCGGTGGGGGTCAGCATCGGCGTCTCGCTCTTTCCCCAGGATGCGACCGATGCCCAGACGCTGCGCCAGAATGCCGATGTCGCGCTCTACCGTGCCAAGACCAGCGGCCGGGGCACCGCGTCCTTCTTTGATCAGGACATGGACCGCACGATGCGCAAGCGGCTGGCCCTGGAGCACGACCTGCGCCACGCCCTGCTGCGCAACCAGATGAGACTGGTCTATCAGCCGCTGGTATCGACCGACAGCGCCGAGATCATCGGCCATGAGGCGTTGCTACGCTGGGAACATCCCGAACGCGGCTCGGTCGAGCCGCTCGAGTTCGTGCCGCTGGCGGAGGAAACGGGCATCATCCTGCAACTGGGCGAATGGGTGCTGGCGACGGCATGCCGCACCGCCGCCTCCTGGCCCGCGCCGATGACGCTGGCGGTCAACGTCTCGCCGATCCAGTTCCAGCTCCCCAACCTAGCCGAGATCGTTGCGCGCGCGCTGAACGACAGCGGCTTTCCGGCGCATCGGCTGGAGCTGGAGATTACCGAGAACGTCCTGCTCCACGACCGCGCGTCGACCCTTAAGACCCTGCACCAGCTGAAGGCGATGGGCGTGGGCATCGTCATGGACGATTTCGGAACGGGCTACAGCTCGCTCAGCAATCTGCGATGCTTCCCGTTCGACAAGATCAAGATCGACAAGAGCTTCATTTCAGGCGTGACCACCGATGCCGCCGCACGCTCGATCATCCGGGCGATCGTCGGGCTGGGGCAGAGCCTGAACCTGCCCGTCGTCGCCGAAGGGGTCGAGACGGCCGAACAGCATCGCATGGTGCTGGAGGAAGGATGCCCCCAGGCCCAGGGTTATCTGTTCGGCCGCCCCGCCCAACCTTTGGTCGGGGCTCAGCCCTTGGCCAGAGCGCTACGCTGA
- a CDS encoding GntR family transcriptional regulator translates to MPLQPDYALDDGRHRGEGVIVVQTLADRIFAIVRERIIAGVIPADRPIRQDALAAELGVSKIPLREAMARLEQEGLLHGVANRGYMIGALSAAQAEDIYGLRLKLEPAAAARAALVADDEDRAALVAAFESLDQAAASDLARVAICNRKFHMAMVRPTRQALTIQLIRQLALLAERYVVAHLQPAGRDARAHLEHREQLDAFLARDADRVKALLDTHIRSTLMDLKGGFAPVD, encoded by the coding sequence ATGCCCTTGCAACCGGACTACGCCCTGGATGACGGGCGTCATCGGGGCGAGGGCGTCATCGTCGTGCAGACGCTGGCGGATCGCATCTTCGCGATCGTGCGCGAACGGATCATCGCGGGGGTCATCCCCGCCGATCGACCGATCCGCCAGGATGCGCTGGCCGCCGAACTCGGCGTCAGCAAGATACCGCTGCGCGAGGCGATGGCCCGACTGGAGCAGGAGGGGCTGCTCCACGGCGTCGCCAATCGCGGCTATATGATCGGCGCGCTTTCCGCTGCGCAGGCCGAGGACATCTACGGCCTGCGCCTGAAGCTGGAACCGGCGGCGGCGGCGCGGGCGGCGCTCGTCGCCGATGACGAGGATCGCGCGGCACTCGTCGCCGCGTTCGAGTCGCTGGACCAGGCGGCGGCCAGCGATCTGGCGCGCGTCGCCATCTGCAACCGGAAATTCCACATGGCGATGGTCCGCCCGACACGGCAGGCCCTGACGATCCAGTTGATCCGTCAACTCGCGCTGCTCGCCGAGCGTTATGTCGTCGCGCATCTGCAGCCCGCCGGGCGCGACGCACGGGCGCATCTGGAGCATCGCGAACAGCTCGACGCCTTTCTGGCGCGCGACGCCGACCGGGTTAAGGCATTGCTTGATACGCATATCCGGTCCACGCTGATGGACCTGAAAGGCGGGTTCGCGCCCGTCGACTGA
- a CDS encoding amino acid permease — protein MFGPRKSLGSVTQHAEGQALAKTLSWPHLIALGVGAIVGTGIYTLTGVGAERAGPAVILAFAIAGAVCACAALAYAELATLIPAAGSAYTFSYTALGETLAWVVGWSLILEYSLACSTVAVGWSGYLVGWIQAAGVHLPPELLSGPHGGGIINLPAVLVALSVMGMLVAGTRESATLNIILVVVKLVALGVFVAFALPAFNNANLHPFMPYGFGATEVDGAKRGVMAAAAIVFFAFYGFDAVATSAEEAKNPGRDLTIGIVGSMLVCTLIYMAVAVTAVGALPFQQLANSPEPLALVLRSLGQPTAAHLIALAAVIALPSVILVMMYGQSRIFFTMARDGLLPQALAVVSKRSGAPTRITLVTGVSIAIVAGIFRLDEIAELANAGTLLAFIAVGACLMVLRRRAPEAKRLFRCPQPYLVGTLAILGCIYLLFSLPSATIVRFIIWNLAGLAFYFAYGRQRSALAKG, from the coding sequence ATGTTCGGACCAAGAAAGTCGCTGGGTAGCGTCACCCAGCACGCGGAGGGGCAGGCGCTGGCCAAGACGCTCAGCTGGCCGCACCTGATCGCTCTGGGAGTCGGCGCGATCGTCGGCACCGGCATCTATACGCTGACCGGCGTGGGAGCCGAGCGGGCTGGCCCCGCTGTCATTCTGGCCTTTGCCATTGCGGGTGCCGTCTGCGCCTGTGCCGCGCTCGCCTATGCCGAGCTGGCGACGCTGATCCCGGCGGCGGGCAGCGCTTATACCTTTAGCTACACCGCGCTGGGCGAAACGCTCGCCTGGGTCGTGGGGTGGAGCCTGATCCTCGAATATTCGCTGGCCTGTTCGACCGTCGCGGTCGGCTGGTCGGGCTATCTGGTCGGCTGGATCCAGGCGGCGGGGGTGCATCTGCCGCCCGAGCTGCTCTCCGGGCCGCATGGCGGCGGCATCATCAACCTGCCCGCCGTGCTGGTCGCGCTGTCGGTGATGGGGATGCTGGTCGCCGGCACGCGGGAGAGCGCCACGCTGAATATCATTCTGGTCGTCGTGAAGCTGGTCGCCCTGGGCGTGTTCGTCGCCTTCGCGCTGCCCGCGTTCAACAATGCCAATCTTCATCCCTTCATGCCCTATGGCTTCGGTGCGACCGAGGTCGACGGGGCCAAGCGCGGCGTCATGGCGGCGGCGGCGATCGTGTTCTTCGCTTTTTACGGCTTCGATGCGGTGGCGACCTCGGCCGAGGAGGCCAAGAACCCCGGCCGCGACCTGACCATAGGCATCGTCGGATCGATGCTGGTCTGCACACTGATCTATATGGCGGTCGCAGTGACCGCGGTGGGCGCGCTGCCCTTCCAGCAGCTCGCCAATTCGCCCGAGCCTCTGGCGCTCGTCCTGCGCTCGCTGGGCCAGCCGACCGCCGCGCATCTGATCGCGCTGGCGGCGGTCATCGCGCTGCCCTCGGTCATCCTGGTGATGATGTACGGCCAGAGCCGCATCTTCTTCACCATGGCACGTGACGGCCTGCTGCCACAGGCACTGGCCGTGGTCAGCAAGCGCAGCGGTGCGCCGACCCGCATCACGCTGGTCACGGGCGTATCGATCGCGATCGTCGCAGGCATCTTCCGGCTCGACGAGATTGCCGAGCTGGCCAATGCGGGCACGTTGCTCGCCTTCATTGCGGTTGGCGCCTGCCTGATGGTCCTGCGACGCCGGGCACCGGAGGCCAAGCGGCTGTTCCGTTGTCCGCAGCCCTATCTGGTCGGTACGCTCGCCATTCTGGGCTGCATCTACCTGCTGTTCAGCCTGCCCAGCGCGACCATCGTCCGCTTTATCATCTGGAACCTGGCGGGCCTGGCCTTCTATTTCGCCTATGGGCGTCAGCGTAGCGCTCTGGCCAAGGGCTGA
- a CDS encoding TetR/AcrR family transcriptional regulator encodes MENALPACKGRPREFCTDQALASALRVFWSKGYEGASMADLTEAMGITKPSLYAAFGNKEALFHKALDLYEAEKLAYIREALNQPTARGVAEHLLRGALMAMTCQWEPKGCLGVIHSVACGSEAESIKAMVVARRASSQAAIVARFQRAVDEGDLPPNVDPSGLASLIFAVLQGMGVQAGSGVPSEQLQSMVDAALALWPSH; translated from the coding sequence ATGGAAAATGCTTTGCCCGCGTGTAAGGGCCGCCCGCGCGAATTCTGCACCGATCAGGCGCTGGCCTCCGCGCTCCGGGTTTTCTGGAGCAAGGGCTATGAAGGCGCCTCAATGGCCGACCTGACCGAGGCGATGGGCATCACCAAGCCCAGCCTCTACGCCGCCTTCGGCAACAAGGAGGCGCTGTTCCACAAGGCGCTCGACCTTTACGAGGCGGAGAAGCTCGCTTACATCCGCGAAGCCCTGAATCAGCCTACGGCACGCGGTGTGGCCGAGCATCTGCTGCGCGGCGCATTGATGGCGATGACCTGCCAATGGGAACCGAAGGGCTGTCTGGGTGTCATCCACTCTGTCGCTTGCGGTTCGGAAGCCGAGTCGATCAAGGCGATGGTGGTGGCGCGGCGGGCGTCGTCGCAGGCCGCGATCGTCGCACGGTTCCAGCGGGCCGTGGACGAGGGCGATCTGCCGCCGAATGTCGATCCGTCGGGCTTGGCCAGTCTGATCTTCGCGGTGCTACAGGGCATGGGCGTTCAGGCAGGCTCCGGCGTGCCTTCGGAACAGTTGCAATCGATGGTCGATGCAGCCTTGGCGCTATGGCCTTCGCATTGA